In Deltaproteobacteria bacterium, one DNA window encodes the following:
- a CDS encoding thiosulfate oxidation carrier complex protein SoxZ yields METGLRHNDIGQLIPQNVIHLLTCRYNGVEVFRAELFPGVAANPYVSFFTTAVASGELEVSWTDDGGQTGTERASVMVLPRS; encoded by the coding sequence ATGGAAACTGGCCTTCGCCATAATGACATCGGCCAATTGATCCCGCAGAATGTCATTCATCTCCTCACGTGCCGCTACAACGGAGTCGAAGTCTTCCGCGCCGAGTTGTTTCCAGGAGTCGCAGCCAATCCCTATGTATCATTCTTTACCACAGCCGTAGCATCGGGCGAACTAGAGGTCTCATGGACTGACGACGGCGGACAGACTGGTACCGAACGCGCTAGTGTCATGGTTCTGCCACGCTCATGA
- a CDS encoding xanthine dehydrogenase family protein molybdopterin-binding subunit gives MVSSRSLSRRAFLVRSAAVSGGLMVGVCFPKAVLAKKAQKAAAALGPEVTAWVLVNPDDTILIRVARTEMGQGSFTGLPMLIAEELACDWKQVRAEYASTTEHLRRDRIYKDMLTGGSRSIRDSHEYLRKAGAAARTMLITAAAQKWGVPPAECTAASGVITHGSSKRTVKFGAVASDAAKLDIPQDVPLKDSREWKLIGQPVARFDIPDKVTGKTAFAIDTQLPGLVYAAIAQCPVFGGTLKSAAADKISSKPGIVKVVPMDNAVAVVAEGSWWHAQQALKELPIEWNLGDNAKVSSASIMEFLRGGITAKEAPVSRQEGDIDKAFTAAAKVVEAEYYAPYLEHATMEPQNCTVYILDGRVEVWAPSQNSEATAALTAEVTEIPVSKVEVHKVHIGGGFGRRGLVLDFVRQAATIAKAVPGKPVKLIWSREEDIQHGYYRPVALVKMRAALDATNQPTAWYVRQADQSIFNAVRPEAIKNGIDSIGVRTFSDAPYAFPNIRMEYAMRNTHVPPGPWRAVAHTHNPFFRECFIDELAVTAGQDPYQFRRKLLAKATRDLGVLDAVAKAANWEKALPAGVHRGIAVQDAYGSYTAAVAEVSVSDKGELKIQRLVIGLDSGYVVNPDSVRAQVEGCVVYGLTAILYGEITIKEGRVEQSNFHDYPMMRIAEMPKVEVVLAPTGGFWGGAGEPPLAPLAPAICNAIFAATGKRIRSLPLKHHDLRKA, from the coding sequence ATGGTCTCCTCTCGTTCGTTATCTCGTCGTGCTTTTCTGGTTCGCAGCGCCGCCGTAAGTGGTGGGCTTATGGTCGGGGTGTGTTTCCCTAAAGCAGTGCTGGCCAAAAAGGCGCAGAAAGCAGCGGCTGCGCTCGGCCCAGAAGTGACCGCGTGGGTGCTCGTCAATCCCGACGACACGATCCTCATTCGCGTCGCCCGCACCGAGATGGGGCAGGGAAGCTTCACTGGTCTACCCATGCTCATTGCCGAAGAATTGGCCTGTGACTGGAAGCAAGTCCGTGCAGAGTATGCCTCTACGACCGAGCACTTGCGACGCGACCGCATTTATAAGGACATGTTAACCGGAGGGAGTCGATCGATTCGTGACAGCCATGAGTACCTGCGCAAGGCGGGCGCGGCCGCACGAACAATGTTGATCACTGCAGCAGCGCAGAAGTGGGGCGTGCCGCCAGCAGAATGTACCGCTGCGAGTGGTGTCATTACGCACGGCAGCAGTAAACGAACAGTGAAATTTGGTGCAGTGGCCAGTGATGCTGCCAAACTCGATATCCCGCAGGATGTTCCGCTCAAGGATTCACGAGAATGGAAGTTGATCGGCCAACCGGTGGCGCGGTTCGACATTCCAGACAAGGTCACCGGCAAGACAGCGTTCGCCATTGATACACAACTCCCTGGTCTGGTCTATGCGGCGATCGCCCAATGCCCTGTGTTCGGTGGCACGCTGAAGAGCGCAGCGGCGGACAAGATTTCTAGCAAGCCGGGAATCGTCAAAGTTGTACCGATGGACAACGCCGTCGCGGTCGTGGCTGAAGGCAGTTGGTGGCATGCGCAACAGGCGCTGAAGGAGCTACCGATCGAGTGGAACCTTGGTGACAACGCAAAGGTCAGTAGCGCCAGCATTATGGAATTTTTGCGCGGCGGAATCACTGCCAAAGAGGCGCCGGTGTCGCGGCAGGAAGGTGATATCGATAAGGCCTTTACCGCAGCGGCGAAAGTCGTGGAGGCAGAATACTATGCCCCGTATCTCGAACACGCCACTATGGAACCGCAGAATTGCACGGTGTACATCCTCGATGGTCGAGTGGAGGTATGGGCACCATCGCAGAATAGTGAGGCAACCGCAGCATTAACGGCGGAAGTCACTGAGATTCCGGTCAGCAAGGTTGAAGTCCACAAGGTCCATATCGGTGGTGGCTTTGGTCGTCGCGGTCTGGTACTCGATTTCGTTCGTCAGGCGGCAACGATCGCCAAAGCCGTCCCCGGCAAACCCGTGAAGCTCATCTGGTCGCGGGAGGAAGACATACAGCACGGATACTATCGACCGGTGGCGCTGGTAAAGATGCGCGCTGCTCTTGATGCCACGAATCAGCCTACAGCTTGGTATGTCCGACAGGCGGACCAGTCGATCTTCAACGCCGTGCGCCCGGAAGCGATCAAGAACGGGATCGATAGCATCGGCGTGCGAACGTTTTCGGATGCACCGTACGCGTTTCCCAACATTCGTATGGAATACGCGATGCGCAATACCCACGTACCTCCTGGCCCGTGGCGAGCAGTGGCCCATACCCATAATCCCTTCTTCCGCGAGTGTTTCATTGACGAACTCGCCGTAACTGCCGGTCAGGACCCATATCAGTTTCGCCGTAAGCTGTTAGCCAAAGCGACGAGAGATTTGGGGGTCCTTGATGCCGTGGCGAAAGCCGCGAATTGGGAGAAAGCACTTCCTGCAGGCGTGCACCGAGGCATTGCCGTCCAGGATGCGTACGGGAGCTATACTGCAGCGGTGGCTGAAGTGTCCGTTAGTGACAAGGGAGAATTAAAGATACAGCGGCTCGTGATTGGCCTTGATAGTGGGTACGTGGTGAACCCTGATTCTGTACGCGCGCAGGTAGAAGGGTGTGTTGTGTACGGCCTGACGGCGATCTTATACGGGGAGATCACGATCAAAGAAGGAAGAGTTGAGCAGTCTAATTTTCATGACTATCCGATGATGCGGATCGCTGAAATGCCAAAGGTGGAAGTGGTGCTCGCGCCGACTGGCGGTTTTTGGGGCGGAGCTGGTGAACCGCCACTCGCACCGCTGGCACCGGCGATTTGTAATGCCATTTTCGCGGCGACTGGCAAGCGGATTCGCTCGCTACCATTGAAACATCATGATTTGCGGAAGGCATGA
- a CDS encoding sulfur oxidation protein SoxY (with SoxZ catalyzes the oxidation of sulfur compounds), translated as MTHKGMSRRELLGAAIAPLFVSGLTREIAAADIPQHIQALIVEATGGVTPSRGKVKLTLPAIAESGNSVPLKLQVDSPMTAESYVRSIHIFSARNPRPVIARFHLGPQSGRAEVNTRIRLAGTQEVFALAIMSDASAWLGSTGVVVTAAACTDEKQEQQRNDPTPRT; from the coding sequence ATGACACACAAGGGCATGTCACGGCGAGAACTGCTCGGGGCCGCAATCGCTCCACTCTTTGTTTCAGGTCTCACACGGGAGATTGCGGCAGCAGACATCCCTCAACATATCCAGGCGCTTATCGTTGAGGCTACAGGAGGAGTGACACCGAGCCGAGGAAAAGTAAAGTTGACCTTGCCTGCGATTGCCGAGAGTGGGAATTCGGTGCCGCTCAAGCTGCAGGTTGATAGTCCCATGACCGCAGAGAGTTACGTGCGCAGCATTCACATTTTTTCAGCGCGGAACCCACGGCCGGTCATTGCGCGATTTCATCTCGGTCCGCAGTCCGGTCGAGCCGAAGTGAACACGCGCATTCGCCTTGCCGGGACCCAGGAGGTTTTCGCGCTAGCGATCATGAGTGATGCATCGGCGTGGCTCGGGTCCACAGGGGTGGTCGTAACCGCCGCGGCGTGTACAGATGAAAAACAGGAACAGCAGCGTAACGATCCCACCCCACGTACATAG
- a CDS encoding (2Fe-2S)-binding protein, with product MIELVVNGKTRSVDVNPDMPLLWVLRDVLGLTGAKYGCGMTLCGACTVHLDGEAVRACVLPTSAAVGKKIVTIEGLSPNGTHPVQKAWVAEQVPQCGYCQPGMVMAVAALLKKKPKPSDADIDAEVTNICRCGTYARIRKAIHAAAGKA from the coding sequence ATGATCGAACTCGTGGTGAACGGCAAAACGCGGTCTGTCGATGTCAACCCAGACATGCCATTGTTGTGGGTACTGCGCGATGTTCTAGGTCTGACCGGCGCGAAATACGGCTGTGGTATGACACTGTGCGGTGCGTGTACAGTACATCTCGATGGTGAAGCAGTACGTGCATGTGTCCTCCCTACCTCGGCTGCAGTCGGCAAGAAGATTGTCACCATCGAAGGCCTCTCACCCAATGGCACCCACCCTGTGCAAAAGGCTTGGGTCGCTGAGCAAGTACCGCAATGTGGCTACTGCCAGCCCGGCATGGTGATGGCTGTGGCCGCACTCCTTAAGAAGAAACCGAAACCAAGCGACGCGGATATCGACGCTGAAGTAACCAACATCTGTCGCTGTGGCACCTATGCACGCATTCGCAAAGCGATTCATGCGGCAGCGGGCAAGGCCTAA
- a CDS encoding sulfide dehydrogenase, whose translation MKNSYGWLQELSMRSLGLALIIVIGQTALAYGTDATLRRTMAIAHVCTVCHGPEGRGTGAIPSVVGRNQDDLGELLRAFRDGRRNGTVMPRLLQGVSESEIDALAAYFAALKPLPRRK comes from the coding sequence ATGAAAAACAGTTACGGCTGGCTCCAGGAGCTATCGATGCGATCATTGGGGCTCGCCCTCATCATCGTCATAGGACAGACGGCGCTTGCCTACGGGACCGATGCCACGCTCCGACGCACGATGGCTATCGCTCACGTCTGCACTGTGTGTCATGGCCCCGAGGGCCGCGGCACAGGGGCTATTCCGTCTGTGGTCGGACGCAACCAAGACGACTTGGGCGAACTATTGCGAGCATTTCGCGATGGCAGACGCAATGGAACGGTGATGCCTCGCTTGCTGCAAGGCGTATCAGAGAGCGAGATCGACGCGCTCGCCGCATATTTCGCCGCGCTCAAGCCACTGCCGAGGCGCAAATGA